A region of Hydrogenimonas cancrithermarum DNA encodes the following proteins:
- a CDS encoding four helix bundle protein, producing the protein MKCETLDVWKISCALSSEIYMGLRECRDYGFKDQITRSALSIPSNIAEGVERESDKESWRFLDIAQASAAELKTQVYIGMKIEYIEKIQGKKWLQETDRVHRMIKSLKRSFRVQ; encoded by the coding sequence ATGAAGTGTGAAACGTTGGATGTCTGGAAAATTTCGTGTGCATTGAGCAGCGAAATTTATATGGGCTTGAGGGAGTGTCGAGATTATGGGTTCAAAGATCAGATCACTCGATCGGCTCTTTCGATCCCCAGCAATATAGCTGAAGGTGTAGAAAGGGAATCCGACAAGGAGAGCTGGCGATTTTTGGATATCGCACAAGCTTCCGCAGCCGAATTGAAAACGCAGGTTTATATCGGCATGAAGATCGAATATATCGAAAAGATACAGGGTAAAAAGTGGCTGCAGGAGACCGATAGGGTGCATAGAATGATCAAAAGCCTTAAAAGGAGCTTTCGTGTACAGTGA
- the rfaE1 gene encoding D-glycero-beta-D-manno-heptose-7-phosphate kinase, producing MRKYAAVRPSILVVGDLMLDHYLWGKTDRISPEAPVPVIDVQEESEVLGGAGNVVNNLIALGADVSVASAIGKDENGKRLAKMLKSLGVRTDALVAEPERKTTRKSRVIASHQQVIRFDSETRQDITKETEEKILASVQRQLFVTDIILLSDYGKGVLSERLTQQIIQMARATGVKVLVDPKGKDYAKYSGATLVTPNKKEASEATGIDIVDTESLGKAGFWLKNELNLDMAMITLSEEGMAIFDETMRTIPTVAREVYDVTGAGDTVLGTLGFVLAAGGDIDEAARIANAAAAVVVGKLGSATASWDEIIEYETTLHESTTEHRIKSREALAQSVERLKNEGKRIVFTNGCFDILHLGHVKYLEKAKSFGDALIVGVNSDASVRRLKGESRPVNPEYDRAYLLAALDAVDFVTIFDEDTPYDLIKIVEPDVLVKGGDYEGKEVVGSDIAKEVRLVDFVDGKSTTKIIEKINDDKRE from the coding sequence ATGCGTAAATACGCCGCCGTTCGTCCTTCGATTCTCGTCGTTGGCGATTTGATGCTCGACCATTATCTTTGGGGAAAGACCGACCGTATCTCTCCCGAAGCGCCGGTACCGGTCATCGATGTGCAGGAAGAGAGCGAAGTGTTGGGCGGTGCGGGGAATGTGGTGAACAATCTGATCGCCCTGGGTGCGGACGTAAGTGTCGCTTCGGCGATCGGGAAGGATGAAAACGGCAAGCGGCTGGCGAAGATGCTGAAGTCTCTCGGTGTGCGAACCGACGCGCTGGTTGCCGAGCCGGAGCGAAAAACGACACGCAAGAGCCGGGTGATCGCTTCGCATCAGCAGGTGATCCGCTTCGACAGCGAGACGCGACAGGATATAACGAAAGAGACGGAGGAGAAGATTCTGGCTTCCGTCCAGCGGCAGCTTTTTGTCACGGATATCATATTGCTCTCCGATTACGGCAAAGGGGTGTTGAGCGAACGTTTGACGCAGCAGATTATCCAAATGGCGCGAGCGACCGGTGTGAAGGTGCTTGTCGATCCCAAGGGAAAAGATTACGCCAAGTACAGTGGTGCGACGCTGGTGACACCGAACAAAAAGGAAGCCAGCGAAGCGACGGGGATCGATATCGTCGATACCGAGTCGCTTGGCAAAGCGGGGTTTTGGCTCAAAAACGAGTTGAACCTCGATATGGCGATGATCACGCTTTCGGAAGAGGGAATGGCGATCTTCGACGAGACGATGCGGACGATCCCGACGGTGGCCAGAGAGGTCTACGACGTCACGGGTGCGGGCGATACGGTGCTCGGGACGCTCGGGTTCGTTCTGGCGGCGGGCGGCGATATCGACGAGGCGGCGCGTATCGCCAACGCGGCGGCTGCGGTGGTCGTCGGCAAACTCGGGAGTGCCACGGCGTCGTGGGACGAGATCATCGAGTATGAGACGACGTTGCACGAATCGACGACGGAGCATCGCATCAAGAGCCGCGAAGCGCTGGCTCAGAGTGTCGAACGATTGAAAAACGAAGGCAAACGGATCGTCTTTACCAACGGCTGTTTCGATATACTTCACCTGGGGCATGTGAAGTATCTGGAAAAGGCGAAAAGCTTCGGGGATGCACTGATCGTGGGGGTCAATTCCGATGCATCGGTCCGGCGTCTAAAAGGCGAGAGCCGGCCGGTCAATCCGGAGTATGACCGTGCCTATCTGCTGGCGGCGCTCGATGCTGTCGATTTCGTGACGATCTTCGACGAAGATACGCCTTACGATCTCATCAAAATTGTGGAACCGGATGTGCTTGTCAAAGGGGGAGACTACGAAGGCAAAGAGGTGGTCGGCAGCGATATCGCCAAAGAGGTGAGGCTTGTCGACTTCGTCGATGGAAAGAGTACGACGAAAATTATCGAAAAAATCAATGACGACAAAAGGGAGTGA
- a CDS encoding YfaZ family outer membrane protein: MLKKTIGAALLAALPLMAQNSAEIDLNSDDIEIAGKYELGQSFDYDGRSSRNYLHAAYLYSGESHTRGKNLVEFGYLATGTLGDFTRLRFGIGIKAALAEDYVAVPLGLTVHYRVPVEWPVSLSGEVYAAPDPLVFSDGKGYGGYRFGVESKLIPNATIYAGYRNIDLKYKDDSKNFNDGWYAGVRFYF, translated from the coding sequence ATGCTGAAGAAAACGATTGGAGCGGCTTTGTTGGCGGCACTGCCGCTGATGGCGCAAAACAGTGCGGAGATCGACCTCAATTCGGACGATATCGAAATCGCCGGAAAGTATGAGCTGGGGCAGAGTTTCGATTATGACGGCCGAAGCAGCAGGAACTATCTGCATGCGGCCTATCTCTACAGCGGCGAGAGCCATACCCGCGGAAAGAACCTTGTGGAGTTCGGTTACCTTGCGACGGGTACGCTGGGCGATTTTACGCGCCTGCGTTTCGGCATCGGTATCAAAGCCGCTTTGGCGGAGGATTATGTGGCGGTCCCTCTGGGATTGACGGTGCATTACCGGGTCCCTGTGGAGTGGCCGGTGAGCCTGAGCGGGGAGGTGTATGCGGCACCCGATCCGCTGGTCTTCTCCGACGGAAAGGGTTATGGCGGCTACAGATTCGGAGTCGAAAGCAAGCTGATTCCCAATGCGACGATCTATGCGGGGTATAGAAATATCGACCTCAAATATAAAGACGACAGCAAGAATTTCAATGACGGATGGTATGCGGGTGTCCGTTTCTACTTTTAA
- the gmhA gene encoding D-sedoheptulose 7-phosphate isomerase, translating into MLTVIEKELEAHRKTLESVVEGLQHFIYTAGVIATETLEAGHKILLCGNGGSAADAQHIAAELTGRYKVERRGLPAIALTTDTSALTAIGNDYGYEHVFSRQAEALAQPGDLMIGISTSGNSVNVVYALEKAKEIGCRTVGLSGKGGGKMNDVCDLNIIVPSDDTARIQEMHILIGHILCQLIDNEYR; encoded by the coding sequence ATGTTGACAGTGATCGAAAAAGAGCTCGAAGCGCATCGAAAGACACTTGAATCGGTGGTTGAAGGGCTTCAGCACTTCATCTACACCGCCGGTGTGATCGCGACCGAAACACTCGAAGCGGGGCACAAAATCCTGCTGTGTGGTAACGGCGGCAGTGCGGCCGATGCCCAGCATATCGCGGCCGAACTGACGGGGCGCTACAAGGTGGAGAGAAGAGGCCTTCCCGCGATCGCACTGACGACCGACACTTCCGCGCTGACCGCGATCGGAAACGATTACGGGTACGAGCACGTTTTTTCGCGTCAGGCCGAAGCACTGGCACAGCCGGGTGATCTGATGATCGGGATTTCGACCAGCGGCAACAGTGTGAATGTCGTTTATGCGCTGGAAAAGGCCAAAGAGATCGGATGCCGTACCGTGGGGCTGAGCGGTAAAGGGGGCGGAAAGATGAACGATGTCTGCGATCTCAACATCATCGTCCCTTCAGACGATACGGCACGCATCCAGGAGATGCACATCCTCATCGGCCATATCCTATGTCAGCTGATCGACAACGAGTACCGGTAG
- a CDS encoding Uma2 family endonuclease, which translates to MRAARDYKPHYTYKDYKHWEGRWEIIDGEAFAMSPAPMPSHQSISAKISAQLVVSLEKCEACHAYLPIDWHITEDTIVQPDNLVLCYKPAGSYITKAPSLIFEVVSSSTAAKDEHLKFDLYEREGVLYYVIVYPNEKMAKVFKLHEGRYVKALDATDETFTFDLKKCTIDFDFSRIWEE; encoded by the coding sequence ATGCGAGCCGCACGAGATTACAAACCGCACTACACCTACAAAGACTACAAACATTGGGAGGGGCGATGGGAGATTATCGACGGTGAAGCATTCGCCATGAGCCCGGCGCCCATGCCTTCACATCAGTCAATTAGTGCCAAAATTTCGGCTCAACTCGTTGTATCCCTTGAAAAGTGTGAAGCGTGCCATGCCTATCTACCCATCGACTGGCACATTACCGAAGACACGATCGTCCAACCGGACAACCTGGTGCTCTGCTACAAACCGGCCGGAAGCTATATCACCAAAGCGCCTTCGCTCATCTTCGAAGTCGTCTCCTCTTCAACGGCCGCCAAAGACGAGCACCTCAAATTCGACCTCTACGAGCGCGAAGGCGTACTCTACTACGTCATCGTCTACCCGAACGAAAAGATGGCCAAAGTCTTCAAGCTCCACGAAGGCCGCTACGTCAAAGCGCTCGACGCGACGGACGAAACCTTCACCTTCGATCTGAAGAAGTGCACGATCGATTTCGATTTCTCGAGAATCTGGGAGGAGTAG
- the waaF gene encoding lipopolysaccharide heptosyltransferase II, whose amino-acid sequence MKLLIELPTWLGDAVMTTPALENLFAAYPDAEVTLLGSYVSTEALKAHPRVDSVIVDKTKADGFRPLNVYRLAKTIGPHDIAVSFRSHLYSKALLYLTGTPKRYVYDKNLLTLSPSHPLTTTHQVEKYQAFIDIVTGRNDTPGPLRLDWPIKRFERPAMGINPGATYGSAKRWYPEKFAEVAAALAGRFDIVIFGGPAETDIAGDIEKMVREKGIKNVTNLAGKTTIPELCSTIAGLDLFITGDSGPMHVAAAYQIPTVAIFGPTKHKETCQWMNPESVIVRHDLECAPCMKRTCPIKTHECMKGISAQEVIDAAHGIIGEKNGA is encoded by the coding sequence ATGAAACTGCTCATCGAACTTCCCACATGGCTCGGCGACGCCGTCATGACGACACCCGCGCTCGAAAACCTTTTCGCCGCCTACCCGGATGCCGAGGTGACGCTTCTGGGCTCCTACGTCAGCACCGAAGCGTTGAAAGCGCATCCACGTGTGGACAGCGTTATCGTCGACAAGACCAAAGCGGACGGTTTCCGCCCCCTGAACGTCTACAGACTTGCCAAAACCATCGGCCCGCACGATATCGCCGTAAGCTTCCGCAGCCACCTCTATTCCAAAGCCCTGCTCTATCTCACCGGCACCCCAAAAAGATACGTTTACGACAAAAACCTTCTCACCCTCTCACCTTCTCACCCTCTCACCACCACTCACCAGGTCGAAAAATACCAGGCATTCATCGACATCGTCACCGGCCGAAACGACACCCCCGGCCCTTTACGGCTCGACTGGCCCATCAAACGGTTCGAACGGCCGGCCATGGGCATCAACCCCGGTGCCACCTACGGCAGTGCCAAACGGTGGTACCCCGAAAAGTTCGCCGAGGTGGCCGCAGCGCTCGCCGGCCGGTTCGACATCGTCATCTTCGGAGGCCCGGCGGAAACAGACATCGCGGGTGATATCGAGAAGATGGTTCGTGAAAAAGGCATAAAAAACGTCACCAACCTCGCCGGAAAAACGACGATCCCTGAACTCTGCAGCACGATCGCCGGACTCGACCTCTTCATCACCGGCGACAGCGGGCCGATGCACGTCGCCGCCGCCTACCAAATCCCTACCGTCGCGATCTTCGGCCCAACAAAGCACAAAGAGACCTGCCAGTGGATGAATCCCGAAAGCGTCATCGTCCGTCACGATCTCGAATGCGCACCCTGCATGAAACGGACGTGTCCCATCAAAACGCATGAATGCATGAAAGGGATTTCGGCACAGGAGGTCATCGACGCCGCCCATGGTATAATAGGGGAAAAAAACGGAGCGTAA
- a CDS encoding sulfatase-like hydrolase/transferase: MQNKKNITTLTLFFKANFFVTTLFFLLFLIFNHDNDTLLFTVPAALSTSAMLYLAYFLLLRPLFRFEKVMLPLLVALFTLTNFALLLDFFIFRIWKFHINGMVLNILMSPAAFDSIQTGSGPVLITIGYFVAFVTFELWLLRFLKRKEAPLLEGWNRTFNRVVAPIVLLVALTEKVYYGFANMYANDKILESTKPIPLYQPLTFTRFMEKRFGLHAAERKSADVGVKSDAKVVYPLKPIEIPHPKPVHIFIFASDAVRNDILDAAVTPNILRFSQDALWFTNNRSGGNTTRFGIFSLFYGLNSAYWFTFLNAKTGPVFFKALERLDYDIGIFSSTDTSWPEFKQTVYYDVKERIHDQFPGLPWEKDRALTQSWLKWIDDKNGSQPIFSFVFLDGPHGNSYPEDFAKFQPDGAGEVNYATASEEDRTELFNQYKNAVHYSDHLIGMMIEKLKAKGLYENAIVIFTSDHGQEYYEFGLLGHNSAFDIEQTNSPLIMKVPGLASRKIDTLASSIDLMPTLMRKIGVTNDFADFSNGKDLLADDYRRDFTTCGNWYKNAIITPKYTLVFSNLPNEILKTRVYDTITYKPIPYPKDPNANRYILEVLNQNRRFVK; this comes from the coding sequence ATGCAAAACAAAAAAAACATTACGACCCTGACACTCTTTTTCAAAGCCAACTTTTTTGTCACGACACTCTTTTTTCTCCTTTTCCTGATCTTCAACCACGACAACGATACGCTGCTTTTCACGGTTCCGGCCGCCCTCTCCACCTCGGCGATGCTCTATCTGGCCTATTTTCTCCTGCTGCGTCCATTGTTCCGTTTCGAGAAGGTGATGCTGCCGCTGCTTGTCGCTCTCTTTACACTGACGAACTTCGCCTTGCTACTCGACTTTTTCATCTTTCGTATCTGGAAGTTTCACATCAACGGAATGGTGCTCAACATCCTGATGTCGCCGGCCGCGTTCGACAGCATCCAGACCGGCTCGGGCCCCGTTCTCATCACCATTGGCTACTTTGTCGCCTTTGTCACCTTCGAACTCTGGCTTCTGCGTTTTCTGAAGAGAAAAGAGGCACCCCTTCTTGAAGGCTGGAACCGAACATTCAACCGTGTCGTCGCACCCATCGTCCTGCTCGTCGCACTGACGGAGAAGGTCTACTACGGTTTCGCCAACATGTACGCCAACGACAAGATCCTGGAGAGCACCAAGCCGATCCCACTCTACCAGCCGCTCACCTTCACACGGTTCATGGAGAAGCGCTTTGGACTCCATGCGGCCGAACGCAAAAGTGCCGACGTCGGTGTCAAAAGCGATGCCAAAGTCGTCTACCCGCTCAAACCCATCGAGATTCCGCACCCCAAACCCGTGCATATCTTCATCTTCGCCTCCGACGCCGTACGCAACGACATCCTCGATGCCGCCGTCACCCCCAACATCCTTCGCTTCAGCCAGGACGCACTCTGGTTCACCAACAACCGAAGCGGCGGCAATACGACACGCTTTGGCATCTTCTCGCTCTTCTACGGACTCAACTCCGCCTACTGGTTCACCTTTCTCAACGCCAAAACGGGCCCGGTCTTTTTCAAAGCGCTCGAACGACTGGACTACGACATCGGCATCTTCTCGAGTACCGACACCAGCTGGCCGGAGTTCAAACAGACCGTCTACTACGATGTGAAAGAGCGTATTCACGACCAGTTCCCCGGCCTTCCCTGGGAAAAAGACAGAGCTCTCACCCAAAGCTGGCTGAAGTGGATCGACGACAAAAACGGCTCGCAGCCGATCTTCTCCTTCGTCTTCCTCGACGGCCCGCACGGCAACTCCTATCCCGAAGATTTCGCGAAATTCCAGCCCGACGGTGCCGGTGAGGTCAACTACGCGACGGCGAGCGAAGAGGACCGCACCGAACTCTTCAACCAGTACAAAAACGCCGTCCACTATTCCGACCACCTCATCGGAATGATGATCGAAAAACTGAAAGCCAAAGGACTCTACGAAAACGCCATCGTCATCTTCACCTCGGACCACGGACAGGAGTATTACGAGTTCGGCCTGCTCGGCCACAACAGCGCCTTCGACATCGAGCAGACGAACTCCCCGCTCATCATGAAAGTCCCCGGCCTCGCATCCCGAAAGATCGACACACTCGCTTCGAGCATCGACCTGATGCCGACCCTGATGCGAAAGATCGGCGTCACGAACGACTTCGCCGACTTCTCCAACGGCAAAGACCTTCTCGCGGACGACTACCGCAGAGATTTCACCACCTGCGGCAACTGGTACAAAAACGCCATCATCACACCGAAATACACCCTCGTCTTCTCGAATCTTCCGAACGAGATTCTCAAAACCCGGGTCTACGACACCATTACCTACAAACCGATCCCCTATCCTAAAGACCCCAACGCCAACCGCTACATCCTCGAAGTGCTCAACCAGAACCGAAGGTTCGTCAAATGA
- a CDS encoding glycosyltransferase family 2 protein, producing the protein MKKISGLVITYNEEKNIEACLASMFQVCDDIVVVDSYSEDGTIELAEKMGALVIRQAFLGDGPQRSIGLPHCKHKWVLNLDADERLDKDMVNAIRQIDFENTPYEAFEFKRKNFLNGRWIRYAGWYPDYVRRLFDKTKTDFKPVKVHSKIESENYDRLDAHIVHYTYDSIEEMMSKLNSYSSWSAQELYKHGKSASPFSPFFHGLFSFVKFYVFKLGFLEGLDGMTICIAKSTASYLKYAKLIELHRKAIKTK; encoded by the coding sequence GTGAAAAAAATCAGCGGACTGGTTATCACGTACAACGAGGAAAAAAACATCGAAGCGTGCCTCGCCTCGATGTTCCAGGTATGCGACGATATCGTCGTCGTCGACTCCTACAGCGAAGACGGAACCATCGAACTCGCCGAAAAAATGGGGGCTCTCGTCATCCGGCAGGCTTTTTTGGGGGACGGGCCTCAACGCAGTATCGGCCTTCCCCACTGCAAACACAAATGGGTGCTGAATCTCGATGCCGACGAGCGCCTCGATAAAGATATGGTGAACGCCATCCGGCAGATCGACTTCGAAAACACCCCCTACGAAGCATTCGAATTCAAGCGGAAAAACTTTCTCAACGGCAGATGGATCCGCTATGCCGGATGGTACCCGGACTATGTCCGCCGCCTTTTCGACAAAACCAAAACAGACTTCAAACCGGTCAAAGTCCACTCGAAAATCGAATCGGAAAACTACGATCGACTCGACGCACACATCGTTCACTATACCTACGACTCGATCGAGGAGATGATGTCAAAACTCAACAGCTACTCCAGCTGGTCGGCACAGGAACTCTACAAACACGGTAAAAGCGCCTCTCCCTTTTCACCCTTTTTCCACGGCCTTTTCTCGTTTGTCAAATTCTACGTTTTCAAACTTGGATTCCTCGAAGGCCTGGATGGCATGACCATCTGCATAGCGAAATCGACGGCTTCCTATCTCAAATACGCAAAACTCATCGAACTTCATCGAAAAGCGATTAAAACAAAGTAG
- a CDS encoding glycosyltransferase family 25 protein, with amino-acid sequence MQIDEIFEHVYVIHVRKGYEERKKHIDKHLPQRDIPHFNYILDGDISDLTDDIIEKHFAKGDIFKEGKAAMSCTYKHILVYREMVQKEIPYALVFEDDVILKKNFRKKLTRYLKDFTETAPFLINIEEAFEYVPLYFRKRDKYLYKAKKTKRTGAYIVNLEAAKKMLEFLELNKYDYPIDHMHTKMSQHGFIDIYWLQPPLALQGSKNGMFDSFLSGNRRTGVAGQIAWFFKQRYHEYVTTNLSKKRIENFIMDRS; translated from the coding sequence ATGCAGATCGATGAAATTTTCGAACATGTCTATGTCATTCATGTCAGAAAAGGGTATGAAGAGAGAAAAAAACATATCGACAAACATCTTCCCCAAAGGGATATACCGCATTTCAACTACATATTGGACGGCGATATTTCCGATTTGACCGACGATATCATCGAAAAGCATTTTGCAAAAGGAGATATCTTCAAAGAGGGCAAGGCGGCGATGTCATGCACCTACAAACACATTCTTGTCTACAGAGAAATGGTTCAAAAAGAGATCCCCTACGCGCTCGTATTCGAAGACGATGTCATTCTGAAAAAGAATTTCAGGAAAAAATTGACCCGCTACCTGAAAGATTTCACGGAGACGGCCCCTTTTCTCATCAATATCGAAGAGGCTTTCGAATATGTCCCCCTCTATTTCAGAAAAAGAGACAAATATCTCTATAAAGCGAAGAAAACCAAAAGAACGGGAGCCTATATCGTCAATCTGGAGGCGGCGAAAAAGATGCTCGAATTTCTCGAGCTCAACAAATATGACTACCCTATCGACCATATGCACACCAAAATGTCACAGCATGGTTTCATCGATATCTACTGGCTTCAACCTCCCCTCGCCCTCCAAGGCAGCAAGAACGGAATGTTCGACTCTTTCCTGAGTGGAAACAGACGCACCGGAGTCGCCGGACAGATCGCCTGGTTTTTCAAACAGAGATACCATGAGTACGTCACCACGAATCTGAGCAAAAAACGCATCGAAAACTTCATAATGGATCGATCGTGA
- the tagD gene encoding glycerol-3-phosphate cytidylyltransferase, with amino-acid sequence MGKTIITYGTFDLFHIGHLKLLKRLKEMGDRLIVGVSTDEFNALKGKRTLIPYEQRAEIVGAIKYVDEVIPEKSWDQKIDDIRRLNVDVFAIGNDWAGKFDFLKEYCEVVYLERTKGISSSQLKNVLTSVSVSKEELLKAFEVLEQLKNDLA; translated from the coding sequence ATGGGCAAAACGATTATCACATATGGAACGTTCGATCTGTTTCATATAGGGCATCTGAAACTGTTGAAACGACTGAAGGAGATGGGTGACCGGCTGATCGTAGGTGTTTCGACAGATGAATTCAATGCATTGAAGGGGAAGAGAACCTTGATTCCGTATGAACAGCGAGCGGAAATAGTCGGTGCCATCAAATATGTCGATGAGGTGATTCCGGAAAAAAGCTGGGATCAGAAGATCGACGATATCAGGCGTTTGAATGTCGATGTTTTCGCGATTGGAAACGATTGGGCGGGTAAGTTCGATTTTCTGAAAGAGTATTGCGAGGTTGTCTATCTGGAACGGACCAAAGGCATCTCTTCGTCGCAATTGAAAAACGTTCTGACCTCCGTATCGGTCTCCAAAGAAGAGCTTTTGAAGGCGTTTGAAGTGCTCGAACAGCTGAAAAACGATTTGGCATAG
- a CDS encoding LicD family protein, producing MNETVQQNENDFVISDELLKDAQAVMFDLLKEIDRICKKHDIKYWLDGGTLLGAVRHQGFIPWDDDIDIAMMREDYTRFMEVAPKELPENMFLQTKETDPGYFNLVARMKVRDKNSLILEDFESGDEPYHLGLFVDIFPYDHLPSEKSKRKFYKYLSKKIIKFQKFKLEKKGLFKDGNVIYFLLGPFFSYTFLENTLQRMIEKTNRENSEVIGFGLDCVLTRVYDKKEFFPLDDLPFVEGDFPVPKNWDYYLRTTYGDYMQLPPEEEQRPRHIKKCIPRLNQS from the coding sequence GTGAATGAAACTGTACAACAAAATGAAAACGATTTCGTCATTTCGGACGAACTGTTGAAGGATGCGCAAGCTGTCATGTTCGATCTTCTCAAAGAGATCGACAGAATATGCAAAAAACACGATATAAAGTATTGGCTCGACGGTGGCACGCTGCTCGGAGCCGTACGTCACCAGGGATTCATCCCGTGGGATGATGATATCGATATCGCGATGATGCGGGAGGATTATACCCGTTTTATGGAAGTGGCTCCGAAAGAGCTGCCGGAGAATATGTTTCTGCAGACGAAAGAGACGGACCCGGGCTATTTCAACCTGGTCGCACGTATGAAAGTGAGAGACAAAAACAGTCTGATCCTGGAGGATTTCGAAAGCGGAGACGAACCCTACCATTTGGGGCTTTTTGTCGATATTTTTCCCTACGATCACCTCCCTTCGGAAAAATCGAAAAGAAAATTCTACAAGTATTTGAGTAAAAAGATCATCAAGTTTCAAAAATTCAAACTGGAAAAAAAGGGGTTGTTCAAGGATGGAAATGTGATCTATTTTCTGCTCGGCCCATTTTTTTCTTACACCTTTTTGGAAAATACGCTGCAGAGGATGATCGAAAAAACAAACAGGGAAAATAGTGAAGTGATCGGCTTTGGGCTCGATTGTGTCTTGACGAGAGTTTACGACAAAAAAGAGTTTTTCCCTCTCGACGATCTTCCTTTTGTCGAAGGCGATTTCCCCGTTCCGAAAAACTGGGACTATTATCTTCGTACGACATATGGTGACTATATGCAGTTGCCGCCGGAAGAGGAGCAGCGTCCGCGGCATATCAAGAAGTGTATCCCCCGATTGAATCAATCCTGA